The Nitrospira sp. genomic interval GACACAGACCCGGTGCAGTACGAGATCATCCTTGCGGTCTCGGAGCGGCAGGGGAGCCAGGCGGCTCACTGGCATGAGATGACGCTCGAACCGGGGAAACTCTTCATTGTGGGAGACCCCAAACAGTCGATCTATGCTTTTCGGCGAGCCGATATCGAAGCGTTCGACCGCGTTGTGGAAAAGGTCACGATGGACGGTGGAGTGGCTCAGACGTTGACCACAAACTTCCGGAGCGATGTGGCTGTGTTAGAGCCGGTGAATGAGGTCTTCGATCGGTTGTTCGAACGACAGCCGCTGGTTCAGCCAGCGAATGTTCGATTGGAGGTGCGACCCCAACGGCGTCAGGTGTCAATCGAACCGGGCGTTCGTCTCAGCGTGACCAGACCGGATGGTGAAGCAGAGACATTCGATGCAGCGGGGGCGACGAGAGCCGAGAGTGAAGTGCTGGCTCGCTGGCTGAACGACGAGGTCCTGAGTCGCCCTTCCGTGAAGCCGGGACACATCGCGTTGCTCTTCAGGAAGCTGACGCAGGCTGATGCCTACCTCGATGCCTTGCGCCGGCACGATATTCCCTACGTCATCGAGGGAGAAAAGCATTTCTATCGTCGTCAGGAGGTGATTGACCTCGTGAATCTGTTGCGGGTTTTAGATCACCCTCATGACGAAATCGCGTTAGCCGGTCTCCTTCGCTCACCACTTGGAGGGTTAACGGATCGGGAGCTCTATGAGCTCAAGCAAGCAGGGCATTTCAATTACCTCCAGGCCGTGAGTCTCGGGTCGTGGTCCCATGACAGCGCGGCGGCTGTTCAGCGGCTGTACGAACATCTGGCATGGCTCCACCGGGTGATTGCCATGCTGCCATTGGCTGAGGCCATCGCGCTGATGTTTGACCGATTGCCGATCCTGGATCTGGCGGCTGCATCACTCCATGGCGAACAGGCCGTGGCCAACCTCCTGAAAGTCAAACAGACGGCTGCGTCATTGGCCGATCGACCTCACATGACCTTGAGCGGATTTGTGGAGCTTATGATTGCCCGCCTTGATGAACAACCGGACGAATCGGAGAGTCCTCTCGCCGAGGAGTCGCTCGAAGCCGTGCACGTGTTAACGATTCATAAGGCCAAGGGGTTGGAATTCCCCATTGTTGTACTGCCGGGTCTTCACCAAGGGAGCGGGCGGGAGCGAAGCGTACCACAGGTTTCCTATGATTGGTCGAGTGGCATCTATGGCCTCTCCCTCGACCGTCATCGGTCTCTCGGTTCGTTGCTGGTCCAGCACAAACTGCGGCTGCGAGAAGAAGCGGAACGGCGACGCGTGCTCTATGTGGGGATGACGAGGGCCAAAGAGTTGTTGCTGTTGTCAGGAGGGATCACCGGCCGCTCAATCGGCGAAACGGTCTTTGACCTGCTGCAGAATATTGGGACGGGGGAGATCGGAACCGCCTCGACGGAGGCTCTGAAGATCGGCGCCAGCGCGATTCCTCATCGAGTGATCAAGGCACCGGAACGAAAGCGGCCACGCCGACGGTCGGATAGAGCAGCGAGTGCAGTAGTGCTTGATCCATATGAGGTTGCTGAACGGTGGAAGATCAGGACGGCTCGATGGACAGAGGTTTGTGAGACCCCCCATCATCTGACGCCGACAACGCTGGGTAAACGATTGGCGCGGGTTGTGCGTGAGACGACTCCGGCTCGACAGGATGTGGCGGTTGGACGGTTAGCTGGTGTGGTGGCGCATCGCCTACTTGAGCGATGGGACTTTTCACAGGACCCCTCTGGGTTATGCGCGCAGGTAGGATTAGCCCTACAGGCAACCATTGGGCCGGACGACCAGCCTCATGCTGAAGCGATCACTGAATCCGTGAACGATCTTCTTGCGACGTTCGGTCGATCGGAAGTCTATGAACGTCTCCGGTCGTCCCAAATCCTTGGCCGAGAAGTCCCTTTCGTCATACCGTGGGGTGACAGGCAGGTCATGGAAGGGGTGATCGACCTCCTCTACCGGCTTGATGGAGAGCTGTGGGTCGCCGACTATAAGACGGATGCGATATCAGCCGATCAGGCAGCCGTGCGGGCTGAGCAGTACAGAACACAGAGTGAAGTCTATAAGTCTGCGATCAGGCAGAGCCTCGGGTGCGACTCAGTTCGGTTTCACTGTCTGTTTCTGCGATGTGCAACGGCAGTAGAATTGTAAGGGTAGGGACAATGGAAATGGCCAGGTGTGACCATGTCTCATTTGAGGATTTTGAAAAGCTGGTTCAGCAGGCGATCGCGGACCTACCTCTTCCCTACGCTACGCTCATGGAATCTATTGCCGTGGTTGTAGAAGAAGAGCCGCCGCAAGACGTGCGTGAAGATCTTGAGCTGGATAGTGAAGACGATTTGCTTGGACTGTACCAAGGTCAGTCACTCGCGGCTGATTCGTTCTTTGGGCCAGGAGGGGAGCAGCCGCCACGAATTTCCATTTACAGGGGGCCAATCCTCCGCATGTGTGAGAGCCCTGAAGAAGTGGTGCAGGAAGTGCGTGATACCGTTGTCCATGAACTGGGCCACCATGTCGGTCTCGACGATGACGACATGCCGTATTGAGGATGCTGCAAAAACTCTCCAGCGTCATTCTCGCTTCGCTCAAGGCCTCAACGTACCAACCGCGTACGATTCGGCCTTTCGCTCACTGCGGCCTAGCTGGAAGAGATTTTCAAGCATCCTCAATGCATTACGTGCATCCTTGCCCAGCACTCAGGACTTTCAAGCGTGCGCAGCCTTCTGCCTCGCGCGCTGGTAGCCTAGGACGAGCATAATGAGTCCGATCGCCACCATCGGAATGGAAAGAATCTGGCCCATGGTAATCGGTCCGAAGATAAAGCCCAAGTGCTGATCCGGTTCACGGAAGAGTTCAACGATGAGTCGGCTCATGCCGTATCCGGTGATGAAGGTCCAGAAGATCGTACCAGGCGGGGTCGAACGTCGATCGATCCACCAGAGCACCGCAAACAGCGTCAGCCCTTCCAGTGCGGCTTCGTACAATTGCGAGGGATGGCGGCAGGCGAAGCCCCCTGCCGGGAAGACCATGCACCAGTCCACATCCGTCGATCGGCCATAGAGTTCCCCGTTGATAAAGTTGCCTATCCGGCCAAACCCCAATCCAATCGGCGTGACGGCTGTCGCTAAGTCCGCAATGGTATAGGTCGGAATGCCCTGCCGTTTACTGAACCAGATGAGTGCGATAGCGGTCCCGATAAGTCCACCGTGGAAGGACATGCCCCCTTCCCAGACCGCCAGAAGTTTCAGCGGGTTCTGGATGTAATAGGAAAAATTGTAGAACAGCGTATAGCCAATTCTGCCACCTAGAAATACACCGAAGGCCGCATAGACGACCATGTCATAGACCTGGTCTTTCCTGATCGCTAACCCTTTGTGGGCAACTTTTCGTTGAATAAGGAAGTACGCCGCAGTCAGGCCGATCAAGTACATCAACCCATACCAACGGAGCTGGATGGGGCCGAGTGCCACAAAAACTGGATCGATATTTGGGTAGGGGATGGCGGCTGGGGGGGGCATTACTGTGCTTCCAGAATAGTCCTTTGTAAGAGGGTACTTATATCACGAGAGGAACACGAATCTTGGATCATCCGTGGTACCCATTGCGCCGTACGGTAAAACTTGCCGATGGATCATACGGGGGCTCACGTGTCAATGCAAGGCAAGCGAGACAAGGATTAGAAATGGCTAAGGTTTGTCAGTGGTAAGTCAGCTTCCATGGCTGATTTTCAAGCACGCAGGAAGCTCAAGTGTTGGTTTTCTGAAACGACTGTGTCTCGGCCTGTTGAGAAAAAGAGACCAAAAATTAGTCACTTCTCATTGCCAAAAAACGCCTCCTGTGATTTTTCACGAGAATCGCCTCTCTTGCTCAGACTCAGATTCTGGCACAGAGCATGCTGAATGATCATGGCATAGGAAGCGTGCAGAAACGATCTTCCGGCTCATTTACCATCATGAGGAGGTTCACCATGTCGGAGCAGGGGAATCAGGTCGCCAAGGCAGCAGCATTCATTGCCGGTGGGGCGGTCATTGGAGCAGGACTCGGGCTCCTCTTCGCTCCACAGACCGGTGTGGAAACTCGTCGAAGCATTGGCCGGTATGCCCGCAAGGCGCAGGTGCAGACCAGCCGATGGGGTCGGGCCGTCAAGTCTGGGGTGGAAGAAGTGCTGGACCGTAAATCGGCCAAAGCGAAGAGTACTGAAGAGTCGCGGCCGCAATTGACTGCGGTCTTGAACTAAGCTTCTCGACGATCATCGGTAGCGGATCACCCCGTCGCTCTCCTCTGTCCGCACGGGCTGACTGCTACCGATGGTCCGAGGGGATCTGAATACTAATGGCCCCGGCCAGTCCTCCTGCCTGAGCACCTTCTCGCGGATAGCCGGACATATCAAGGATTCCCTTGGGGTTTCCATGGCAGACAAGACAATCCTCTGAATAATAGATCGGCACCACAGCTCTGAGTAACTGTCCACCGCCAAGCCACTCTACAATCGGGGTGGTCGAGGACGGTTGGCTCGCAAGTCGTTTCAAGACCATCTCCTCATACTCATCCGGAGCGTTCTGCAAATTCCTTGGTTCGAGGGCGGCCTGTTTAATCGTGACCTTCGACCGCTTCGAGAATTTCCGCGCGGCTTGGCTTCCGAATGTGGCCGGGATAAAGTTCTTATAGCCGATCCCGCGCTGATTAATCACGAACTGGGCGTCCGCCACCACTTCTTTGCTTGTGATGAGCAGCAGACTCAACAAGTCTTTCGCCTGCGAGGGCATAGCGGAGGACGCATGTGTCAGGTCGATCTGTGTTTGCTGGAGAAATTCATCGAGGATGAGCCGTTCAAACACCTCAGGTGTGAATCCCTTCTCGCCTCTCCCTGAATCGTTGATCAGCGGTTGGTTCCGCTCAATGACGACACGCCCTGCATTGAGGAGGGTCGCTAAGAGCGCTGCCGTTTGTTCGGCCTCCTTCTGGGAAGTTTGTGACCAGCCACTTTGGGGACAGAGAAGAACCAAGACCAAGCCAAGAGGTAGAAAGATTTTTAGGAGACGCATCAGTATTCCTCCGCTTCTTCATCATTTTCCAGCAAGACGACACTGTCCTTGGTCATAATGGTCAGGAACTTGCGTCACCTCAAGCGGCAGCCCTTCTGCCGTCGCTCGCCGAGTAGGGGCATACTCCGCTTCGATCCAGCGCGTTCTCATCTGTTTCAATCGTCCTGATTCCTCCAAGCGAAAGAGCAGATTGTTTAAGAACCATTGTAACTGTCGATGCTCTTCGCTGGTCACGATGGAGAGATCCTCACGTGTGAGGAGGAGAGGCGACCCGTCCGGTTGTGTGAGTGGGTGCCACTCTTGCCAGACCCGTTTCGTCACATACTCGAGGATGGAATGGTTGGTCAGGATGACATCGATATTCAGATCCTTCGATTCAATGGAGGCGGGAAGCGAATCGCAGATGACCATGCGAACCCGTTTGAGATTGGCTTTGGCATACTGGTGAGAGGATCGTCCCTTCTGAACGGCGACGGTTAAGCCGGCAAAGCCTTCTTGGACGGCTGTGAGCGTATCCCAATTCCCGTTCTGCTTTCCCAATTGCGTCCGCACACGCTCTGCCACCTCTGGCTTTCGGATGATGGCGGCGATTCCGTCGTCGCGCA includes:
- a CDS encoding prolipoprotein diacylglyceryl transferase codes for the protein MPYPNIDPVFVALGPIQLRWYGLMYLIGLTAAYFLIQRKVAHKGLAIRKDQVYDMVVYAAFGVFLGGRIGYTLFYNFSYYIQNPLKLLAVWEGGMSFHGGLIGTAIALIWFSKRQGIPTYTIADLATAVTPIGLGFGRIGNFINGELYGRSTDVDWCMVFPAGGFACRHPSQLYEAALEGLTLFAVLWWIDRRSTPPGTIFWTFITGYGMSRLIVELFREPDQHLGFIFGPITMGQILSIPMVAIGLIMLVLGYQRARQKAAHA
- a CDS encoding metallopeptidase family protein, with product MARCDHVSFEDFEKLVQQAIADLPLPYATLMESIAVVVEEEPPQDVREDLELDSEDDLLGLYQGQSLAADSFFGPGGEQPPRISIYRGPILRMCESPEEVVQEVRDTVVHELGHHVGLDDDDMPY
- a CDS encoding DUF3365 domain-containing protein — its product is MRLLKIFLPLGLVLVLLCPQSGWSQTSQKEAEQTAALLATLLNAGRVVIERNQPLINDSGRGEKGFTPEVFERLILDEFLQQTQIDLTHASSAMPSQAKDLLSLLLITSKEVVADAQFVINQRGIGYKNFIPATFGSQAARKFSKRSKVTIKQAALEPRNLQNAPDEYEEMVLKRLASQPSSTTPIVEWLGGGQLLRAVVPIYYSEDCLVCHGNPKGILDMSGYPREGAQAGGLAGAISIQIPSDHR
- a CDS encoding YtxH domain-containing protein codes for the protein MSEQGNQVAKAAAFIAGGAVIGAGLGLLFAPQTGVETRRSIGRYARKAQVQTSRWGRAVKSGVEEVLDRKSAKAKSTEESRPQLTAVLN
- a CDS encoding transporter substrate-binding domain-containing protein, coding for MVRVCAVKRFHGSLLLAGLCILLQGCGLVYDAVELIHPLSHDELSEICAHGRLRVGISVEPFRPFVFPAVYTNEGIRVTGLDIELIREIADALTAHCGRSTPVVPTLHVTRFPDLFIKMNEGQLDLFVSSVSGTVPGTRPAGLWFSAPYLRDDGIAAIIRKPEVAERVRTQLGKQNGNWDTLTAVQEGFAGLTVAVQKGRSSHQYAKANLKRVRMVICDSLPASIESKDLNIDVILTNHSILEYVTKRVWQEWHPLTQPDGSPLLLTREDLSIVTSEEHRQLQWFLNNLLFRLEESGRLKQMRTRWIEAEYAPTRRATAEGLPLEVTQVPDHYDQGQCRLAGK